One window of the Canis aureus isolate CA01 chromosome 1, VMU_Caureus_v.1.0, whole genome shotgun sequence genome contains the following:
- the LOC144319613 gene encoding uncharacterized protein LOC144319613 isoform X2 encodes MLLVAAMIWWRKKKKEKKEGRRRKKEEGGERRKKEEKEKKKKRRRREEEEEEEEEEEEEEEEEEEEEEERRRKKKKEERRRRKKKKKKKDDVGNRMTRKKRTGKL; translated from the coding sequence CTATGATTTGGTGgcggaaaaaaaagaaggagaagaaagaaggaaggaggagaaagaaggaagaaggaggagaaagaaggaagaaggaggagaaggagaagaagaagaagagaagaagaagagaagaagaagaggaggaagaggaggaagaggaggaggaggaggaagaggaggaagaggaggaagaagaaagaagaagaaagaagaagaaagaagaaagaagaagaagaaagaagaagaagaagaagaaagatgatGTTGGAAATAGGATgaccagaaagaaaagaactggaaaACTTTAA
- the LOC144319613 gene encoding uncharacterized protein LOC144319613 isoform X1, with the protein MSSARDKAMIWWRKKKKEKKEGRRRKKEEGGERRKKEEKEKKKKRRRREEEEEEEEEEEEEEEEEEEEEEERRRKKKKEERRRRKKKKKKKDDVGNRMTRKKRTGKL; encoded by the coding sequence CTATGATTTGGTGgcggaaaaaaaagaaggagaagaaagaaggaaggaggagaaagaaggaagaaggaggagaaagaaggaagaaggaggagaaggagaagaagaagaagagaagaagaagagaagaagaagaggaggaagaggaggaagaggaggaggaggaggaagaggaggaagaggaggaagaagaaagaagaagaaagaagaagaaagaagaaagaagaagaagaaagaagaagaagaagaagaaagatgatGTTGGAAATAGGATgaccagaaagaaaagaactggaaaACTTTAA